In the Cydia fagiglandana chromosome 14, ilCydFagi1.1, whole genome shotgun sequence genome, one interval contains:
- the LOC134670630 gene encoding piggyBac transposable element-derived protein 4-like, producing MPSTDAIQMEPINKFDFIWRQMPNPQIPPQLRREHFIQNKGPTRAYVDPYDAFVAIWDRPIMEHIVRETNKYAEQLCEAMIVQGIAPNSRITKWVDTSVDELYTYFAIIQATGIVIKSRLEEYWSTSANIFITPEFSAAMSYDRFCLLNKCLHFNDNALCSTERLNNSEAKLHKLQPILQHLNDKFTSLYMLGQNIALDESLTMWKGRLNIRQHIPNKAATVGIKTYEICESQTGFLWRFEVEARQASTSEEKTNPLSGKIPTLVLRLLRGLEHKGHTVWMDNFYNSPTLARELKVQGFDCVGTLRTNRQYVPAELTKLKDMAVGQVCGCTSGDVDLIVWRDKKRIALISTYHGLTTVEDADTIKPALIADYNICMGGVDKKDQMLAMYPIERNRNRIWYKKFFRRLLNASTLNAFILLKAFKQFTHRQFRQTLVLQLLERHNTNRSRNRPALLSQRHVPQHFERPAAGSNDTKRHLRRKCVVCSKRTTTFCEGCSGKALCVPKCFSQYHE from the coding sequence ATGCCTTCAACAGATGCGATACAAATGGAGCCTATTAATAAATTTGATTTTATATGGAGACAGATGCCAAACCCTCAGATTCCACCACAATTGAGGAGGGAgcattttatacaaaataaagggCCAACTCGGGCATATGTCGATCCATATGATGCATTTGTTGCTATTTGGGATCGCCCAATTATGGAGCATATTGTTagagaaacaaataaatatgcaGAACAGCTTTGCGAGGCAATGATCGTCCAAGGCATTGCCCCGAATAGCCGGATTACAAAGTGGGTGGATACCTCGGTAGATGAGTTATACACCTACTTTGCGATAATACAAGCCACCGGTATTGTAATAAAATCCCGCTTGGAAGAGTATTGGTCAACATCAGCCAATATTTTTATCACCCCTGAATTTTCGGCCGCAATGTCTTATGACCGTTTTTGTCTTCTGAACAAATGCCTACATTTTAATGACAATGCTTTATGTTCGACGGAAAGATTAAACAACAGTGAGGCGAAATTACATAAGTTGCAGCCAATATTGCAGCATCTTAATGACAAATTCACTTCACTGTACATGCTAGGGCAAAACATTGCACTTGATGAAAGTTTGACGATGTGGAAGGGTCGCTTAAATATTAGGCAGCACATCCCAAACAAAGCAGCGACAGTAGGCATCAAGACGTACGAAATATGTGAATCTCAGACGGGATTCCTGTGGCGTTTTGAGGTAGAAGCACGCCAAGCCTCCACGAGCGAAGAAAAAACAAATCCGCTGTCAGGGAAGATACCGACTTTGGTGCTTAGGCTTTTACGAGGATTAGAGCACAAAGGACACACTGTCTGGATGGACAACTTCTACAATTCCCCTACTCTTGCAAGAGAGCTCAAAGTACAGGGGTTCGACTGCGTCGGAACTCTGAGGACTAACCGCCAATATGTACCTGCTGAGTTGACAAAACTAAAAGACATGGCCGTTGGTCAAGTTTGTGGATGCACCTCTGGGGACGTCGATCTAATTGTGTGGAGGGATAAAAAGCGAATAGCTCTTATATCTACTTACCATGGCTTAACTACAGTGGAGGATGCAGACACAATTAAGCCTGCTTTAATAGCTGACTACAACATTTGCATGGGGGGAGTCGATAAAAAGGACCAAATGCTTGCCATGTACCCCATAGAGAGAAACCGAAATAGAATCtggtacaaaaaattttttAGAAGACTTTTAAACGCTAGCACATTAAATGCATTCATTTTGCTTAAGGCATTCAAACAATTTACTCATAGGCAATTTAGGCAAACATTGGTGTTACAGTTATTAGAACGCCATAACACTAACAGAAGTCGCAATCGACCTGCTTTACTATCCCAACGGCATGTGCCGCAACACTTTGAGCGACCCGCCGCAGGGTCTAATGACACTAAGCGTCATCTTCGACGCAAATGTGTTGTTTGCTCGAAAAGAACGACAACTTTCTGTGAAGGCTGTAGTGGCAAGGCTCTTTGCGTACCTAAATGCTTTTCTCAGTATCATGAATAA
- the LOC134670516 gene encoding uncharacterized protein LOC134670516 — MDFGGSLLKTIFGTLDTEDALKFSQAINDVQTDEKQLAHLMKDNIHVIKSTISTFNSSINKVTENENHLLENIKTLHSIMETISNSNDKLEIKSQTNSLLNSLESIILTLSLDIDDISNAVLFAKLNILHPTVLSPHQLYNELDKNRHNLPKHNELPVSLTIQNIHEIIDLSKLICYYHSNRVIVVVKIPLVLPQVYNLYNVVPLPTPYDITKPDTYALIAPTDSYVAITKDHMFYSLINDIKKCQVISEKCYVCALTNVYSTIANPICETVFLTEAVKTLPEICTTRLIHGVIDVFHKIKGNRWIFVQSEPGKCHITCNNQPDDIEVVLFGTGILTLPKTCKAFYKTLQFTSSSESIIANITNKVSDFNIVQDDCCEKIRLNKTLGKLPFIKLENINNLDSLVHASTHLNLFEKELNKLENPTHFQQYSTHYISVTYIISTLFLLYILYRVRNWLCCNQSPQDKTGCCVQIFNQCHNRKTELPPTHMIVMKEPTEETCSSEEDRCTPSPVKRNILVTHKTHSQ; from the coding sequence ATGGATTTTGGAGGCTCATtgctaaaaactattttcggcACATTAGACACCGAGGACGCTCTAAAATTTTCCCAGGCGATCAATGACGTACAGACTGACGAAAAACAACTAGCCCATCTAATGAAGGATAATATACACGTCATTAAATCAACAATATCCACCTTCAATAGCTCGATAAATAAAGTCACTGAAAATGAAAACCATCTTTTGGAAAATATTAAAACCCTACATAGTATAATGGAAACCATCTCTAATAGtaacgataaactagaaatcAAGTCCCAAACCAACTCACTTTTGAATTCATTAGAATCAATTATCTTAACGCTCTCCCTAGACATCGATGACATTAGCAATGCCGTATTATTTGCAAAACTTAATATCCTACACCCGACCGTACTAAGTCCTCACCAACTGTACAATGAATTAGATAAAAACAGACACAACTTACCTAAACACAACGAACTTCCAGTGTCGCTAACAATCCAAAATATTCACGAAATAATTGACCTatctaaattaatttgttattaCCATTCAAACAgagtcattgttgttgtaaaaatcCCTTTAGTCCTACCGCAAGTTTATAACTTATATAATGTCGTCCCCTTACCTACTCCATATGACATAACGAAACCTGATACATATGCTCTTATTGCACCGACCGACTCATATGTGGCGATAACGAAGGATCACATGTTTTATTcactaatcaacgatatcaaaAAGTGCCAAGTGATCAGTGAGAAGTGCTATGTGTGCGCGTTAACGAATGTTTACTCAACAATTGCAAATCCTATCTGTGAAACCGTATTTTTAACTGAGGCAGTTAAAACCTTACCCGAAATTTGTACTACTAGATTAATTCATGGCGTAATAGAtgtatttcacaaaataaaagGAAATCGCTGGATTTTTGTCCAATCAGAACCAGGAAAATGTCATATAACATGCAACAATCAACCTGATGACATAGAAGTAGTCTTATTCGGAACCGGCATTTTGACACTGCCAAAAACATGCAAAGCTTTTTACAAAACCTTGCAGTTCACCTCGTCTAGTGAAAGCATCATTGCTAACATTACAAATAAGGTTTCAGATTTTAATATCGTCCAGGATGATTGTTGTGAGAAAATTAGATTAAACAAAACCCTAGGTAAATTACCATTCATTAAATTAGAAAATATAAACAATTTAGATTCATTGGTGCACGCCAGTACCCATCTTAACCTATTCGAAAAAGAATTGAATAAATTAGAAAATCCAACTCACTTTCAACAGTACAGCACGCATTACATATCTGTAACTTATATAATTTCTACCCTATTTCTCTTATACATactttacagagtcagaaattGGCTCTGCTGTAACCAATCTCCGCAGGATAAGACAGGATGCTGCGTTCAGATATTTAACCAATGTCATAACAGGAAAACCGAACTACCACCAACTCATATGATAGTCATGAAAGAACCTACTGAAGAAACCTGCTCTTCAGAGGAAGATCGTTGCACTCCATCCCCTGTAAAACGCAACATCCTCGTCACTCACAAAACTCATAGCCAATGA